Within the Medicago truncatula cultivar Jemalong A17 chromosome 4, MtrunA17r5.0-ANR, whole genome shotgun sequence genome, the region GAGGCTCTTGGTTTTTCTAAGAGCAGTGGAATGGGTAAGGGATCTCCAATTGTGGAACATGGATTTTGAGGTAGACTCAAACAATTGTTGACAACATCTATGGAAAACAATTATGTGCGCCTTAGAATTTAGTGTTATAACAAACAATTATGTGCGCCTACTCTGCATCGACCTTTTGAACTCTCATGTTAAGTTCGTTAAGGGACAAGGAAATGAAGTTGCTCATAATTTAGCTAGGGTCAGCTCCATTGAAATCTAGCTTCCGCATTTATTACAAAATTCGGACATGaatacattattataaattatatgcattaatcTTGTTCTTCTCAACAAAAACCATTGCCCCAAACAAGTTCTTAATTTCACAAACAAGCTAAATGAAGTGCACTCGTAACCTTtactcttcttttttgtttgcaaaaaaaaaaaaaaaaaacttggtatGTGGTCCAAGGATTTGACCAACTAATTCAATGAGTTCAATCTCACTATTCACTTGCGGAGGCGCCACTTGAAGCTAGAGCAAAACTAAAATTGACACCGAAGAAAAATTGAACCTAAGATCTTAAGAGAAGCACACTTTAATGTTTCAAGTCAACATCGTTAGCCTAATTCAAGTGGCTTATAATCTTTAATTCTTTGATTCATCCCAAACTTTAATTCTTCCAAAATAGATCTATTCAGTTTCcctctaaataatttattaattaaaaacaaataaaacgtAAAAACTATTTTCCCTTGCTCTTCTTTGGATATCTTTAATGTATTCAAAAAAtggaaagaattttttttttgtcaaaaaggtCAAAACTAATCCTAGTTGTAAACAGTCTTGAGGACAGTCCCAACATGCCGTTAATCCTTTTAGAGTTCAGGAGTTTCAGTTCTAGCTGATGTTGGTTGTGATGGCTTTTGATCTGATGCAGTGGAGATTTTCTCAGTGTATCGGGTTTATGCTTGGAAGTAGTATCTTGAatctaattgaattgttctcaGGCGCATAAGTGATTAAGGATTTTCAAATCTTGGTggtaaattcatttttaaaaattgaaaagctggtgattttttattgtattaagGGATCGCGTGTTAAAAGCGTTCTTGGTTGTATCTCAAAATCCTTGTATATTTGACTCCAGAGTAGTAGTTGATGTTCCTTGCATTGTCTACGGTTTTACGGTAGCTTGTTAATGGCTTGGAGCGAGATCCTAAGGAGTCTCTTTTAATTCGATTCCCAGGTAATTTTTGGCAATTTGTTCGAATGGCGTCTTATAATGGTTATATTGGTGTTCGAGATTCGATATCCCTTTAAGAGCTCTTTGGCATCCTTGTTGTATTTGGCTATTTCAAGGGGTTATGTCCTCTAAAAACATTCTTGTTATTTTTGGACATCTTTTTAACATTTCTTGTGCTTTGAGatgtttttcctttatttttaataaagatgtatgatatttgaacaacaattTATTATACAACTTATGAAACAACCATAGatttataatgaaaaatatatattgacacGAAAATCAAGACAacagagagataaagtaaaaacataatgtaagtatttgaaaaaaattattacaaaaattatcacaatatGATtgcacaaatatcatttctctttaataaaatagtatttttgcttcttaaaaataaaaacttgctCGTAGTTTCCCGATTCCCACGAAAAGATCGTAGATGCAACTTCTCCACCTTTCAATTCTGAAAGCATTCCAACCATTTCACTCATCCTAGGCGAGTGTTTGACGACAGAAACAGATATAATAATGATCTCAACAAAGAAAAGATCGACATTCATTTCATGCAGGATGGGAAACAACGAAATAATTCTACAAAATaggtaaataataataataaaacctAAATATGTGGTTGATGCCATGGCCTGTATGAAAACTTAAAAGGAAATATTAAAGAGTGTCATTAAAGCATTTGTTAaggaaattaaaatagaaatattctTTTGGGACATTGTAAACAGTGTATATTCAACTTTTGgaatgtttaaaaattattttcaatgtaaagtttctacattttgttttcttaactagggcacttgttagcaacATCAAAATTAAATCCATGTGAAATATGTGCAGCAAAGCAAAATAAACAATCATTATTACAAAGTATAGCCCCATCGCCAAACTATCCAATCAAGTACAAGTCTCTGGTCCTTTTTCCTTCTGTTATTACCTATTTAAATTAACCTTGTACATATATTCCCATTGTTATGCTGACCAACAAGTGTTTGGTTTATTTCAAAAGCATTAATTGCAGAACAATatgagaaaaaggaagaggctacagaaatataaataaaatagcacAAATCAGATTCAAAGACAACACCCATTCATATCCCTGACGAAACCTTGGCAGAGGGGGACTACTTATTGTCACCACAAGCCCCAATTTAGCATTCATCTTTGAGGGGGATCAATTGTGCGGACATTAGCAACTGACATACCCTCAATTCGGTCCTTGGTGATTTCCACAAAGTGACCCAcaatctcatgaaactgcttgAGCCCCGACAATGGAAGAATGATTGAGGATCGATCAGAACCTGCAACCTGCAATGAAATAACAAGAATTTACAGCAGAAAATCTTCTACCCAAACTACAACGAAATAAAGCAAGAAGgacaataaaaacataatggcAACACACCTCAGATATTCTTAGAAAATGGCCCCTATTGTTGTTCCCAAGATCAAAGAAAAATCTTTTTTGATCAGCTCTGATCACTTTGGAGACCCCCAAGTTCCCAATTTCATCCTGAGCTGGCAAATCAACAGACCTGTCCACATTCAATTCAGAAGAGGTGGCAGGTTGAGTATTATGACCAGATATGAAGCCAGCACCAACATCATCCGAAAGTAGTCGCTCCGAGGATTCAGAATTTTGCTGTTGCGAAATACAGACAAACAGATGAgttttaacacaaaaaaaaataaaaaaataaaaaataaaaaaagagaactTGGAAATTTTGGTGGCTAAGcaggaaaaaaaaactgtctACTAGCAAAAGAATGAAACCTGATTGGGAAGAAGGAAAAGCCTCGAGGCTTCATTAATCTCTGCCAAAATGTTCCTGAATGCTGCCCACCCTTCATCCCTGGAACTTCCTGCAGGAACAATTATAGTGCTACGGTTCCTGCTGACAGAAGCTTCAGACACCTTCgcaaaaaaaaagtagagtcgttaaatttgaaataaaataagcatACATGATAGATGTAATATAGTCCATTAGATAGAAATTCAGAAATACACATAATACGTAAGCCTAAAAGGATGCAAAACAAGATAACAACTTTTTATGAGGGACTACATGTAGCCTCATCAAAACAATTTAGGTTCAAGGTAGTCAAAATCAGGATTTTACATATAATCGGTAGGGGGGAGTAAAATCGTAAATCGTAGAACTGTTAAATTAATCGTAGGATtatacaaaattcataaaactaAAATGTATGCATATACATGCGTATAAAATAGCATAGGtaagataaaaaaaacctttaatTACACTTGAAATACTtgtataaatttaaattcataagCATAACTCACATAATAGCATAGTTGCATAACACTTGCacaattaaaacttaaaatacttATGTAATTAAGACACTAACACTCAAATATCAACAATATAACCCTTGAAATACTTGTGTAATTAATACTTTAAATCGAAGTCACAAGTCTCTAACAAAACAGCAACTAAAACTGCCTTTTGTAGTTCCACCATCGTGACCATAATCATAGAATCATTTCAAGAAAAGTGGATTATACAATACAGGATTCCACCAAATTGGGATTTTGTGTATACTCATAATTGGTGAGGTAAGAATAATCGCAAAATCCTAGGGTTTTAGGATTAAAATCGGGATTTTGACTACCATGTTTAGGTTAACTGGAAACACCAATACCGGAGTTATTTGCAAAAGTTTTTGCAGATGTTACCTAGTGTCACCCGTCACCAAATTCAAATGCCATTATATTAACAGAGACCGATGTAGAATATTAAAGAATTACAGAATATAACAGTTGACTGCGTAGCTACTTCCTTGTAATGCAGACCGGTTTTACTGTTCTTATGTTCCAGTGTGATACATGCCTTGAAGCATGCTTGTCAAATTCGCAGTCATTTTTACTGTTTGAAGCATGCCTTGAAACATAAAAGTTATCTCCATTCTCCAAAAATAGCATtgtttttactgttttttttttatgctctGTTTTCTTGAAGCATTTTGTCCCTTTGTTTTGTTACAGTTTCTCCCGTTTGTGCATATCTTAAAATGTCCCTTTGTTTTGTCACCGTTTGAAATACGTTTGAAATAGTAATTTTCACGAGTCTACGTAGAGTCTTACATTGTTTAAAGCTTGATTTTGTTCAATTCTAGTGCAAGACTAATAAATGCTGTTGCACCAAAAATAGAAGAGTTTTCCATTGTGTAACAGCACATGCAAAAACAACAGAAAGTGGCCAATAATGGCAACATCCCTAAACTTCTAATACAAAATGATCACCTGGTTTTCAACGCCTTTCACCCCCTCCCTTTTCCTACCTTCAAACCCACATTGAAGGGCAAACATCAGATAGGAACAATAATCTGGCAATATGAATATAAAAGGGGATATTGAAGATACCCCTAAAATACTCAACGTAGAAGAttttaaacaaagaaaatagaAGGTCCACATATTATGTACTGTGCAATAAAGGGggaaattcttcaaaaaaaaatcccagGCTCTATCTTGGAGTCACAAGAGAAATTAAGAGAGAGACAGGAtttggaggaggaggaggaggaaggaATAAAAGATCAATGTATTGAGCATAAAAGTTGAAGATTAAACAATTGTGTAGATGATAGGTATGACATAAGTATTGTGGGGTGATTTATagcataatcatcatcaaacagACAACTAAACTAAGCTTCAGAAGTCAGTGCCTAAGCTGAATCAGAAATTCCACCACGGAAAGACTTCAACATGatgtattttaatttctcaTCGTACAGTTGCAAAGTTCCAAGCGACACAAATCGAACATGTTGAGATACAGGTGTTTGATCTCCACCAGCACCAAAATAATTCTACTGAAACACTGCAAAGCACAATTCACTCTCTATCGACCACCATTATAAGCACGAAATCTGTGAAATTTGAATTCCTAGATCTTACAGTAGTATTATGCATTTCAAGCAACCGCGATAGGAATGTCTAACAAGATACCCAGCATTTACTgcaaaatccaaataaaaatttCCATTTCTCACAAATAAACAAGTTGTGAAATGGTAAATAGTCTGTTATAAATATTCATCATTGCGGGTAAAAGGCTGGGGAGCAGACTGAACCCGCAGAATAACTGAATTTCCCTATCCCTCGTAGCAAAGAAAGAAACATatttgcaaacttttccaattGAAAACCAAGTAAAGCCTAGATGCTTTGAATTTCATTCCATcacaaatatagaaaatattggCATAAATAGAATGAGTTGATACAACAGCCAAATTCCAATTCGAGCTAAATAGAGTGAAATTAATTGAGAATGTGCAAGTACCTTTAAGAAACGGCCTCTTCTATTCTCTCCAATGTCAAAGTAGAAAAcctgaaacaaagaaaaaaagattaatcaaattaaaaagtaaCCATGTGAGAAAAAGAGGGGAATAAATTAGTTTTAgtctatgtttggtatcacGGTGAGTATGCCATAATCACAATCACAGTGACCTAGAGTGATTTTCCAACAACTAAACTCTGTAGCTTCTGCAAAATCACGGTGGATGACCATGACTCTGGCTGATACCAAACACAGACTAAGTGAATGATGAGTACCTTGGTATCAAGCTGCAATTCCTTACTAAAAAGTTCTTGATCCTCagaattaacataataattgAAGAGATCAAGAAACCAGGAAATGCCAGAGAAAGGAACGATGATGGTAGACCTAGTAGCAGAGGTTTTTTCAGAAATCTTAAGGTAACGACCACGAGGATTCTCTTTCAGATCGAAGTAAAACAGCTTGTGTTCCACTTGTAAAGTCTTACAAAGAAGCTCCACGTcagcaccaccaccaccacctccaccgCTACTACCACCGCCGCCGCCACCACCACCCCCGGAGTTTCCCTCCATCTACGCCAATCCAATTAGGGAGGGATtcagaaaattgaaattgaataaagaCGAAACAGATCTGAGTTTAGGGTTGGGAAGGTGGAATTGGGATGAGATGTGGAGAGTGGAGTGTGAAGTGGCTTTTGTTGGGTGGGTGGAGCTACAACTACAATTACAAGGACGTCATTCACGATGTCGTTTGTAGATCCATctcatgaatgaatgaatgagtgAATCTTTGTTTTCACCTCAATAAGTCAATTTTCTAAGAATCGGTAATTTACTCCTTTTGTAGTACCTGTCAAACACTGCTCCTAATTCTAATCAATAAATAAACTGGAgtaaaagtatatttttaaaatcaaaactggaaTTAGGGTCTTgttggtttaaaaatattttttaaaaatatacttCATCCGTCCCAGATTGTATTACTTTTTCGGCATTTTACACacattaagaaatataattaatattgtgtggaaaagaaatattatgaaatgttttaaaaaattgtccttaataaataatatgggaaaaataaataaaagaattgaaagaagatagagtaataaatagttaaggttataatagaaaaaataacattaatgttacataggtattgtaaaacgacatataattcgtgacaattttttttttctaaagcgacatataatttgggacggacgGAGCATCTTTTTACACTTTAAATATATCTTTTGACACTTTAGGACAAGTTTATAAAATTACTTTTGGATACTCTTTAttgtcaaaatttaaaattgtacaTAAACATTTTATTCTCATATATCCCCTTCAATGGAATACTATATCTAAATTAGGATTGACAATAAACCGAACCAATTCGATTAAAGTTCGTAATTCGACTCGACAATTGATTCGccgaacttggttcatgaatcAAATAAGCCGAACTTGAActaaaaattaagttcgtcaacTAATTGAGCTGAACTTGAACTATATGTAGCTCGACTCGTTTGATTCACGAGATGACTcgattatttatatatatatatatatatatatatatatatatatataattgattttacacAATCAGataattgattatatatataatactttaaaaacTAAGACAAACACTTGACAGTAATAGGATAAAAATGAGCTACATTAAAATTGATAGACAATGTCATGCACAATGTTGTTGTagtttttaaggatttcaaaactaaaatagtCCTACATCGGAACATGCATGAAAAATGAAGGATACAATTATCTATAAGAAGAGAAACATATGCCACAAGAAGGCAAAACTGGATTTAGTTATTGCATACCAGTGTTAATTACTATGTGTAATAATAGCTTCATCCAGTCCATTAAAAATTGGTATAAATTCTAATATATTTATGggtcaaaaatttaaattctttgacttttgagttacGTGGTTCAAGTGGCTTTACTCATTTTCATACCTAAACTTGTGCTTTGAACCAACGAAATGAACctaatgaaccgaaccaaactgttCGTGAACTCTAAACGAGCCGAACTTgagctgaaaaaaaaaattcatgtcaAACTCGAACCGAGGTTCGAACGGAGCCAATTTTTAACGAGTCGAGTCGAGCTCAGACaagttcgactcgactcatttccagccctaaTCTAAATAGATTATTGTATCTTAAATTATTAATCTCTGATTTTTGGAAGATATATTGGGCAGCAAGGAAATTATAACGTGACGGTTATGATCTATTCTTTGGtgttaaatttcaatttcataagCTTATTGGTATGTTAACCTTTATGCTTTTATATTTGATACTacaaatatagtaaaaaattcTTGTTTAATTAATGGGTcaagtttaaatattttttatttttgaaaggagCAAATTTACAACGTTTCATTAAAAATCGAGATATAAGTACATAACGATACATCAATAAATATGTAAGAGCTAGTATAAAATTGGACTGTTTTTGCTAAGGTGTGAGCAATCTCGTTAATTTGAATCCGGCTAAACTCAATataagaattttaaaatttaataataaataattgtttacAAGCATTCATAATACAACTAAATTAGTCTAGAACCTTTCTAGAGTCACAAATGAAGTTCATATTGTCTACATGAAGGTCAATCACTGAGGTTAAGGCATTATAGAGGGCCCAAGCCTTCCCCATCTCTACATAACAAAGTGGGGAAAACCACATAAACTTAGCAACATAGCATATGTCTTCATCCTGAATGCACGTGTCAATCCTCATCTTAGTATGTGAATAAGTGAATGATGCTTCTATATTACATGTATATTCTTCAAGAGAGTTATATATCCTGATCCTG harbors:
- the LOC11443938 gene encoding transcription factor Pur-alpha 1; its protein translation is MEGNSGGGGGGGGGSSGGGGGGGADVELLCKTLQVEHKLFYFDLKENPRGRYLKISEKTSATRSTIIVPFSGISWFLDLFNYYVNSEDQELFSKELQLDTKVFYFDIGENRRGRFLKVSEASVSRNRSTIIVPAGSSRDEGWAAFRNILAEINEASRLFLLPNQQNSESSERLLSDDVGAGFISGHNTQPATSSELNVDRSVDLPAQDEIGNLGVSKVIRADQKRFFFDLGNNNRGHFLRISEVAGSDRSSIILPLSGLKQFHEIVGHFVEITKDRIEGMSVANVRTIDPPQR